Proteins from a single region of Aerococcus viridans:
- a CDS encoding biotin transporter BioY: MTKSSTYYWVLSALMSVITFIASYVVVPFGAIPFTLQTLAVILTGLLLPRKYAAVAMLLNAILLFMFKGAFIYSPSFGFIIGFIVAMIFASQNPALENGWKVLTMRAIIMNVIIFLCGLTYMYLALNFLLDSPITWMQTLMSGMIIFLPTDIIKNLAAISLALALKKRLAL; encoded by the coding sequence ATGACAAAATCATCTACTTACTACTGGGTACTTTCAGCACTTATGAGCGTAATTACATTCATTGCTTCATATGTTGTTGTACCATTCGGTGCAATTCCTTTCACACTACAGACCTTAGCGGTTATTTTAACAGGTTTATTACTACCAAGAAAATATGCAGCAGTTGCTATGCTATTAAACGCCATTCTTTTATTTATGTTTAAAGGTGCCTTTATTTACAGCCCTTCTTTTGGTTTTATCATCGGCTTTATTGTAGCCATGATTTTTGCCAGTCAAAATCCAGCCCTTGAAAATGGTTGGAAAGTATTAACCATGCGTGCAATTATTATGAATGTCATCATATTCTTATGTGGTTTAACATACATGTACTTGGCACTGAATTTCTTACTAGATTCACCAATCACTTGGATGCAAACACTTATGTCAGGTATGATTATTTTCCTACCAACTGATATCATTAAAAATTTAGCGGCCATTTCTCTAGCTTTAGCCTTGAAGAAACGATTAGCCCTATAG
- a CDS encoding helix-turn-helix domain-containing protein encodes MNIGTIYRDLRMERGLTLKDATTGEISYSQLSKFERGESSITIHHLVNLVHNLGISFSEFIAAIEKFDSPYKLYIEEIDSAYKQGDIAALKVIIQTHEKLYLETNQVLFRYNAIMTKLLLNDLTEVEIAEADKVAISDYILNCSIWTTYEVILLGNSLRGLTMPLQDLLVHEMVKKLPTLQDTDAIKSHLFSILINVCFDRLRSGRTEEVKDIVAEVQSELSTNAYYFKNRLLFLYGIIKIVEGQSDEGLSKCHKAIQVFELFDPPFAKMHRDELSCYQTILTISVSNDGKDGESSSSHTL; translated from the coding sequence GTGAACATTGGTACAATATATAGAGATTTAAGAATGGAGCGAGGGTTAACCTTAAAGGATGCAACCACCGGGGAGATTTCTTATTCCCAACTCTCAAAATTCGAACGTGGTGAATCTAGTATCACAATTCATCATTTGGTGAACTTAGTTCATAATCTAGGTATATCCTTTTCAGAATTTATTGCTGCTATTGAGAAATTCGATAGTCCATATAAATTATATATTGAAGAAATTGATAGTGCTTATAAACAAGGCGATATTGCTGCATTGAAAGTGATTATACAAACCCATGAAAAATTGTACCTTGAAACCAACCAGGTATTGTTTAGATACAATGCCATTATGACGAAACTGTTACTAAATGATTTAACTGAGGTTGAGATTGCTGAAGCAGATAAGGTAGCCATTAGCGATTACATTTTGAATTGTTCAATCTGGACAACTTATGAAGTGATTTTATTAGGGAATTCCCTTAGAGGATTAACAATGCCTTTGCAAGACTTATTAGTCCATGAAATGGTTAAAAAACTGCCTACTCTACAAGACACAGACGCTATCAAAAGTCACTTGTTCAGCATTCTAATCAATGTATGCTTTGACCGTTTACGGTCAGGGCGGACTGAAGAAGTGAAAGATATCGTAGCTGAAGTCCAATCTGAACTTAGCACAAATGCTTATTATTTCAAAAATCGACTTTTATTTTTATATGGGATTATCAAAATTGTTGAAGGACAATCGGATGAAGGATTAAGTAAGTGTCATAAAGCCATCCAAGTTTTTGAACTATTTGACCCACCATTTGCTAAAATGCACCGAGATGAATTATCTTGCTATCAAACTATCCTTACTATTTCAGTATCAAATGATGGTAAAGATGGTGAGAGTTCAAGTTCGCATACATTATGA
- the holB gene encoding DNA polymerase III subunit delta' translates to MAHEHFDIAKKQADLTAMMDRVLVNNRLGHAYIFEGMVGSGQEDMALYLAAYLNCLNPADKGIPCGTCNHCRRILSADYPDVFHIQPDGNTIKIDQTRDLKERLSMSSLEGDNQIFIIHEAEKMTVNAANSLLKFIEEPHENVYIFLLTNNRDAILSTIVSRCQMIHFPQLNKVDLQVLFEEAGIKPSMAATLTALTNDVGEATALAENEDFQQRLNWSLQWVDLIVKKDPRGLTMVASDWMKGPKGRADMIQALNLVAFHFHDLLYLLLHADQGQDNQAQLVFPNDFGKYQGMLAKITVEEATKALHLVGQAQRMIQSNVSVQSAMEYMVLAYWKK, encoded by the coding sequence ATGGCACACGAACATTTTGATATCGCCAAGAAGCAAGCGGATTTAACCGCTATGATGGACCGGGTCCTCGTCAATAACCGCCTTGGCCACGCCTATATTTTTGAAGGCATGGTAGGTTCTGGTCAAGAAGATATGGCCCTATATTTAGCGGCCTATTTGAATTGCCTCAATCCAGCTGACAAGGGGATACCTTGCGGGACATGTAACCATTGTCGTCGGATATTGTCCGCTGACTATCCGGATGTTTTTCATATTCAACCGGACGGGAATACCATTAAAATTGACCAGACGAGAGATTTAAAAGAACGGTTGTCCATGTCCTCACTTGAAGGAGACAACCAAATTTTTATTATCCATGAAGCAGAGAAAATGACTGTCAATGCAGCCAACTCTTTGTTGAAGTTTATCGAGGAACCACATGAAAATGTCTATATTTTCCTCCTCACCAATAATAGGGACGCGATCCTGTCCACGATTGTGTCTCGTTGCCAGATGATTCATTTCCCCCAATTAAACAAGGTGGACTTACAAGTCCTATTTGAGGAAGCGGGGATTAAGCCAAGTATGGCGGCGACTCTGACTGCTTTAACAAATGATGTGGGTGAAGCGACGGCGTTGGCAGAGAATGAAGATTTCCAGCAACGACTCAACTGGTCCTTGCAGTGGGTGGATTTAATCGTGAAAAAGGACCCTCGTGGTCTAACCATGGTGGCGTCAGACTGGATGAAGGGTCCTAAGGGTAGGGCGGATATGATTCAGGCCCTAAATCTAGTGGCCTTTCATTTCCATGATTTATTATATTTACTCCTGCATGCAGATCAGGGACAAGACAATCAAGCACAATTGGTCTTCCCTAATGACTTTGGTAAATACCAAGGCATGCTGGCTAAGATTACGGTCGAAGAAGCAACAAAAGCCCTACATTTAGTAGGGCAAGCACAGCGGATGATTCAATCAAATGTGAGTGTACAGTCCGCTATGGAATATATGGTATTAGCCTACTGGAAGAAATAG
- the tmk gene encoding dTMP kinase, translated as MDTQKFSGKFITVEGPDGAGKTTLIQGLTQKLEDKLAVPLKLTREPGGDPIAEDIREVILSPENVALDPKAEALLYAASRRQHLVHTVLPALEAGHMVLCDRFVDSSIAYQGYGREIGEEGIIAINQFATDGRQPDLTLYLDITAEEGIRRIQANRSQAEQNRLDVEAIDFHQRVHKGYGVLKDRFPERIQVIDATQDPESMQRDALAILESHFPTLFR; from the coding sequence ATGGATACACAAAAATTTTCTGGGAAATTTATTACTGTTGAAGGACCCGATGGCGCAGGCAAAACAACCCTTATTCAGGGACTGACACAAAAGCTTGAAGACAAGTTAGCTGTACCCTTAAAGCTGACGCGCGAGCCAGGTGGCGACCCGATTGCGGAAGATATCAGAGAAGTGATTTTAAGTCCGGAAAATGTGGCCCTAGATCCTAAAGCTGAAGCCCTTTTATACGCAGCTAGCCGTCGTCAACATTTAGTCCATACCGTACTGCCTGCACTTGAAGCTGGGCACATGGTCTTATGTGACCGGTTCGTCGACTCGTCAATTGCCTACCAAGGCTACGGTCGTGAAATTGGGGAAGAGGGGATTATTGCCATCAACCAATTCGCAACAGATGGCCGCCAACCCGACTTGACCTTGTATTTAGATATTACGGCTGAAGAGGGGATTCGCCGGATTCAAGCCAACCGCAGTCAGGCTGAACAAAACCGCCTGGACGTTGAAGCCATTGATTTCCATCAACGGGTTCATAAAGGGTATGGCGTCTTGAAAGACCGTTTTCCAGAACGGATTCAAGTTATTGATGCCACCCAAGACCCTGAAAGTATGCAGCGGGATGCCTTGGCTATTTTAGAAAGCCATTTCCCAACTTTATTTCGTTAA